From the genome of Eublepharis macularius isolate TG4126 chromosome 12, MPM_Emac_v1.0, whole genome shotgun sequence, one region includes:
- the LOC129340002 gene encoding T-complex protein 1 subunit theta-like has product MAAHVPVAPGLPQMFKAGVKYFSGLQETLFSNLTACKALVCSLRTCYGPMGRNKLVVNHLGKSFHTSHAATILRELELENPVACLLRTTAEAQEAETGDGTNFVILLAGALLENAEKLLRSGVPVVHICAGYEMACKEALRLLPGLVCHVLKKPRDMEEVLWALQAIVGSKVFGHQNFLSSLAAKACISVLPQASTTFNPDFIRICKVPGGGVGDSCVLDGVVVCTEAEGVVRRVEKARIAVYSCPFGPSGLEAKSNVVFHSAAELKDFGGSEEKLMEQRIKAMAIAGINAVVVGGKVDDMALYYANKYRIMVVRLNSRMELQSLSQAVGATLLLSLVPPLPEAIGHCRRVYMSEIGSTNVVVFSQDGAACPVATVVLRGATQEMLDCLEEAVHDGISVYKILGGDPRLLPGSGATEMALSARLSTLGLYYPGSEQYGILEFSQALKTLPATLAENAGLPVNEVMAKMEVQHQLGMQNTGIKLVTEEADTINASKEGLLDPFLVKHRGVVLATQAAVTLLRVSEIMVAKKSGGPKPRGGNPNWDQEPDMLE; this is encoded by the coding sequence ATGGCTGCTCATGTCCCCGTGGCCCCCGGCCTGCCTCAGATGTTCAAAGCAGGCGTGAAGTACTTCAGCGGCCTGCAGGAGACGCTCTTCAGCAACCTCACAGCCTGCAAAGCTTTGGTGTGCTCCTTGCGCACCTGCTATGGCCCCATGGGCCGCAACAAGCTGGTGGTCAACCACCTTGGCAAGAGCTTCCACACCTCCCATGCTGCCACCATCTTGCGCGAACTGGAGTTGGAAAACCCTGTGGCTTGTCTGCTGCGCACTACTGCTGAAGCCCAAGAGGCAGAGACGGGCGATGGCACAAATTTTGTCATCCTCCTGGCTGGGGCACTGCTGGAGAATGCAGAGAAACTGTTGCGGTCGGGGGTGCCGGTGGTCCACATCTGTGCCGGTTATGAGATGGCTTGCAAGGAAGCCCTGCGCCTACTGCCTGGCCTTGTCTGCCATGTCCTGAAAAAACCACGTGACATGGAGGAGGTGCTGTGGGCTTTGCAGGCCATTGTGGGCAGTAAGGTGTTTGGCCACCAGAACTTCTTGTCGAGCCTAGCGGCCAAGGCCTGTATCTCAGTGCTGCCCCAGGCCAGTACAACCTTCAACCCGGATTTTATCCGTATCTGCAAAGTCCCCGGAGGTGGCGTTGGTGACTCTTGTGTCCTGGACGGGGTGGTTGTCTGCACAGAGGCTGAAGGGGTCGTCAGGCGGGTAGAGAAGGCCCGTATCGCTGTCTACTCCTGCCCCTTTGGCCCATCGGGATTGGAAGCAAAGAGCAACGTCGTTTTCCACAGTGCTGCAGAGCTAAAGGACTTTGGTGGCAGCGAAGAGAAGCTGATGGAGCAACGCATCAAAGCCATGGCGATCGCTGGCATCAATGCGGTTGTCGTGGGGGGAAAAGTGGATGACATGGCACTCTACTATGCCAACAAGTACAGGATCATGGTAGTGCGACTGAATTCCCGGATGGAGCTACAAAGCCTGAGCCAGGCTGTGGGAGCCACCCTGTTGCTCAGTTTGGTCCCCCCATTGCCGGAAGCGATTGGGCACTGCCGTCGCGTCTACATGAGTGAGATTGGCAGCACCAATGTGGTAGTATTCAGTCAAGATGGTGCCGCTTGCCCTGTGGCCACTGTGGTGCTTAGAGGAGCCACCCAGGAGATGTTGGATTGCCTGGAAGAAGCCGTCCATGATGGAATCAGTGTCTACAAAATCTTAGGCGGTGACCCacggctgctgcctggctctggtgCCACAGAGATGGCACTGTCCGCACGGCTTAGCACTCTAGGGTTGTACTACCCTGGATCGGAGCAATACGGCATCTTGGAATTCTCCCAAGCCTTGAAAACCCTTCCAGCCACTCTGGCCGAAAACGCAGGGCTGCCAGTCAACGAAGTGATGGCTAAGATGGAGGTGCAGCATCAACTGGGCATGCAAAACACCGGTATCAAGTTGGTCACCGAGGAAGCCGATACTATCAACGCCAGCAAGGAAGGCCTGCTGGATCCCTTCTTGGTCAAACACCGGGGCGTTGTTCTAGCCACCCAGGCGGCGGTCACACTGCTGAGAGTTAGTGAGATCATGGTGGCCAAAAAGAGTGGGGGGCCCAAGCCCAGGGGGGGAAACCCCAACTGGGACCAAGAGCCAGACATGCTGGAATGA